In a genomic window of Amycolatopsis japonica:
- a CDS encoding carboxylate-amine ligase yields MNNDVLTFGVEEEFFVVDRTGHLSPAGDAVVDAADEDEGELQQELTRSQAESATGICTTRDEAERQLTILRTNLAEAAARRGRRLLPSGSAPLTETALPAITPNPRYERMSEHFGATARTSHTCGCHVHIAVPDRETGIRVIDRVRPFLPALLTVTANSAICDGYDTGYASWRYQQWNRWPSAGAPPRFGSLDHYESIVDAWLRAGAILDRAMVYWDVRLSEKQPTVEFRLGDVAATVGDAVLYGVLIRGLVGTILASEERPSKLSNEVLRAQIWRASREGLSGRCPHFRTGDLAPASDVLDDVVTFASGALAETGDLDFVRDGCARLAAEGGGADRQRARFEKRGVADDVVDLLAVRST; encoded by the coding sequence GTGAACAACGACGTACTCACCTTCGGGGTCGAGGAAGAGTTCTTCGTGGTGGACCGGACCGGTCACCTTTCCCCGGCGGGCGACGCCGTCGTGGACGCCGCGGACGAAGATGAGGGCGAACTCCAGCAGGAGCTCACCCGCTCCCAGGCCGAATCGGCCACCGGTATCTGCACGACCCGCGACGAGGCCGAGCGGCAGCTGACGATCCTGCGGACCAACCTGGCCGAAGCCGCCGCACGGCGGGGCCGCCGCCTGCTGCCCAGTGGCAGCGCACCGCTCACGGAAACGGCTTTGCCCGCCATCACCCCGAATCCGCGTTACGAGCGGATGTCCGAACATTTCGGGGCGACCGCGCGGACGTCGCACACCTGCGGCTGTCACGTGCACATCGCCGTCCCGGACCGGGAAACCGGGATCCGGGTGATCGACCGCGTGCGGCCGTTCCTGCCCGCGCTGCTGACCGTGACCGCCAATTCCGCGATCTGCGACGGATACGACACGGGGTACGCCAGCTGGCGTTACCAGCAATGGAACCGCTGGCCCTCGGCGGGCGCGCCGCCGCGGTTCGGCTCGCTGGACCACTACGAAAGCATCGTCGATGCCTGGCTACGGGCGGGCGCCATCCTCGATCGCGCGATGGTCTATTGGGACGTAAGGCTTTCCGAGAAACAGCCGACAGTGGAGTTCCGGCTCGGCGACGTCGCGGCCACCGTCGGCGACGCGGTCCTCTACGGGGTGCTGATCCGCGGCCTGGTCGGCACGATCCTCGCTTCGGAGGAACGCCCCTCGAAGCTGTCCAACGAGGTTCTTCGCGCGCAGATCTGGCGGGCGTCGCGGGAAGGACTCTCCGGGCGCTGCCCGCATTTCCGGACCGGCGATCTCGCCCCGGCGAGCGATGTGCTCGACGACGTCGTCACGTTCGCGTCGGGAGCGTTGGCTGAAACCGGTGATCTCGACTTCGTCCGCGATGGGTGTGCGCGGCTGGCCGCCGAGGGCGGCGGGGCCGATCGGCAACGGGCGCGGTTCGAGAAGCGTGGTGTGGCGGACGACGTCGTGGACCTGCTCGCCGTCCGGTCAACCTGA
- a CDS encoding universal stress protein: MSAEQTGQGPVVIGFDGSPEARRAVRWAVAEAKTRGLGVVLAYCTHDRLPPPGSDPVATPLNEAVPQAADEAAEVEPARRQLASMAEALKRSDPDLDVRTVVRGGVPEQVLTSVADETDAAMIVLGESHAGLFTRAVLGSTESGVTKTAGRPVVVVRGDEPPPGGPVILGTDGSEQSSQAAGFAFDFASRHGLTVHAVHVARMPLWGPASEPLLGGPVLDPAPGIPQEVADELVARQLKPWRERYPDVAVETVHGVGPAAQALTVQSSEAALLVLGRSDHGDLRRLLLGSVSDDALHHAHCPVAVVRAQPVG; encoded by the coding sequence ATGTCCGCTGAACAGACCGGCCAGGGGCCGGTGGTGATCGGTTTCGACGGCTCGCCCGAGGCCCGCCGCGCCGTCCGCTGGGCGGTCGCCGAGGCGAAGACCCGCGGCCTCGGCGTGGTCCTCGCGTACTGCACCCACGATCGGCTTCCCCCGCCCGGCTCGGACCCTGTCGCGACACCGCTGAACGAAGCGGTCCCCCAAGCCGCCGACGAGGCCGCGGAAGTGGAACCCGCCCGGCGGCAGCTCGCCTCGATGGCCGAAGCGCTGAAACGCTCCGACCCGGACCTCGATGTCCGCACGGTCGTGCGCGGAGGCGTTCCGGAGCAGGTCCTGACCTCGGTCGCCGACGAGACCGATGCGGCGATGATCGTGCTCGGCGAATCCCACGCGGGGTTGTTCACCAGGGCCGTCCTCGGCTCGACCGAATCCGGCGTCACCAAGACCGCCGGCCGTCCCGTCGTGGTCGTGCGCGGGGACGAGCCGCCACCCGGCGGGCCGGTGATCCTCGGCACCGACGGTTCGGAGCAGAGCTCGCAGGCGGCCGGGTTCGCCTTCGACTTCGCGTCCCGGCACGGGCTCACCGTGCACGCGGTGCATGTCGCGCGGATGCCGCTCTGGGGCCCCGCGAGCGAGCCGCTGCTCGGCGGGCCGGTCCTGGATCCGGCGCCCGGTATTCCCCAGGAGGTGGCCGACGAACTCGTCGCGCGGCAGCTCAAGCCGTGGCGGGAGCGCTATCCGGACGTCGCCGTGGAGACGGTGCACGGGGTGGGGCCCGCCGCGCAGGCGTTGACCGTGCAATCCAGTGAGGCCGCGCTGCTGGTGCTCGGCCGCAGCGATCACGGCGATCTCCGGCGTCTGCTGCTGGGTTCGGTCAGCGACGACGCGCTGCATCACGCGCATTGCCCGGTGGCGGTGGTCCGGGCCCAGCCGGTCGGCTGA
- a CDS encoding alpha/beta hydrolase, with protein sequence MIRSKTSLTAKSLLAWLRLTKRKRTYAELDRFRRSIESSQAKGDRGPIRSIRRRFAVERSEVDGRPCYTIRPRRGGAAKHVLYFHGGAYVHQIQHDHWRFFGRLIDRTGCSVTVPIYPLAPDHQCPETIAFVRRAYDGFAAATEPEDRIVMGDSAGAGIALALTKALRDEGRPVPKETVLLSPWLDLTMSHPAQPALDERDPYLALTGLKEAARLYSGRLPRTDPRLSPLSGDLSGLGALTVYIGTKDVLLADARRIHTLCTEQGVPLSYHEYEGMIHAWMLASIPEAKLVLEEIAHLVDRSLVKSV encoded by the coding sequence GTGATCAGGTCTAAGACGAGTCTCACGGCGAAATCGCTGCTCGCCTGGCTGCGCCTCACCAAACGGAAGCGCACGTATGCCGAGCTCGACCGATTCCGCCGGAGCATCGAAAGCAGCCAGGCGAAGGGCGACCGAGGGCCGATCCGCTCGATCCGGCGCCGGTTCGCCGTCGAGCGGTCCGAAGTGGACGGACGGCCCTGCTACACGATCCGCCCGCGCCGTGGTGGGGCCGCCAAGCACGTGCTGTACTTCCACGGTGGTGCTTACGTGCACCAGATCCAGCACGACCACTGGCGGTTCTTCGGGCGGCTGATCGACCGCACCGGCTGCTCGGTCACCGTGCCGATCTACCCGCTGGCCCCGGACCATCAATGCCCGGAGACCATTGCGTTCGTCCGCCGCGCCTACGACGGGTTCGCCGCTGCTACCGAGCCGGAGGACCGGATCGTGATGGGGGATTCCGCCGGCGCGGGCATCGCGCTGGCGCTCACCAAGGCGTTGCGGGACGAAGGCAGGCCGGTACCGAAGGAGACCGTCCTGCTGTCGCCGTGGCTGGACCTGACCATGAGCCATCCGGCGCAACCCGCCCTGGACGAGCGCGACCCGTACCTCGCGCTCACCGGCCTGAAGGAGGCGGCGAGGCTCTACAGTGGACGATTGCCCCGCACCGATCCCCGCCTCAGCCCGCTATCCGGTGATCTTTCCGGGCTCGGGGCGCTGACCGTCTACATCGGAACCAAGGACGTCCTGCTCGCCGACGCCCGGCGTATTCACACGCTGTGCACCGAGCAAGGCGTGCCGCTGAGCTATCACGAGTACGAGGGCATGATCCACGCGTGGATGCTGGCCTCGATCCCGGAAGCGAAGCTGGTGCTGGAGGAGATCGCTCATCTCGTGGATCGATCGCTCGTGAAATCGGTGTAG
- the shbA gene encoding RNA polymerase sigma factor ShbA, whose protein sequence is MPTIDTHPIDGEVRGYRTLDTLPRPSGRLTKEMLDPLVMAAKAGDEDAVDRLLAVVKPMLVRYCRARMGGRDLSYLSADDVAQEVCLAVFKMLPVYEDRGGSFLYLVRAIAANKVADAFRAVSRDRSDPVPELPEAGPVRNEPESYMLDVDLGARLGRLVAQLPKLQREVLTLRIVVGLSATETAAALGLSPGNVRVKQHRGLVKLRELVQEEDADFS, encoded by the coding sequence ATGCCGACCATCGACACCCACCCGATCGACGGCGAAGTCCGGGGTTACCGCACCTTGGACACCCTCCCGCGCCCGTCGGGCCGGCTGACCAAAGAGATGCTCGATCCGCTCGTCATGGCGGCGAAGGCCGGTGACGAGGATGCCGTCGACAGGCTGCTCGCCGTCGTCAAGCCGATGCTGGTGCGCTATTGCCGCGCGCGGATGGGCGGGCGCGACCTCTCCTACCTGTCGGCCGACGACGTCGCGCAAGAGGTGTGTCTCGCGGTCTTCAAAATGCTGCCGGTGTACGAGGATCGCGGCGGCTCGTTCCTCTATCTCGTACGGGCGATCGCGGCCAACAAGGTCGCCGACGCCTTCCGTGCGGTGTCCCGCGACCGGTCCGATCCCGTACCCGAACTGCCGGAGGCCGGACCGGTCCGCAACGAGCCGGAAAGTTACATGCTCGACGTCGACCTCGGCGCGCGGCTGGGCAGGCTCGTCGCCCAGCTGCCGAAGCTGCAGCGGGAGGTGCTCACCTTGCGGATCGTCGTCGGGCTGAGCGCCACCGAGACCGCGGCCGCGCTCGGGCTGTCGCCGGGGAACGTCCGGGTGAAACAGCACCGGGGGCTGGTGAAGCTGCGGGAGCTGGTGCAGGAGGAGGATGCCGACTTCTCTTGA
- a CDS encoding SCO4402 family protein, which yields MDVEWPERREDVLAALRVLAAEPPVLDGAGRDTRWPDLANAVHWLVDDTPWDVVDPATSIGTILRDGHEGDAIREVVAAVVAVSDRQGPTSSDAAWFGDSGWSEVRRLATQALTCLEP from the coding sequence ATGGATGTCGAATGGCCCGAACGGCGTGAGGATGTGCTCGCCGCGCTCAGGGTTCTCGCAGCAGAGCCTCCAGTGCTGGACGGCGCGGGCCGGGACACCCGGTGGCCGGACCTCGCCAACGCCGTCCATTGGTTGGTGGACGACACACCGTGGGACGTGGTGGATCCGGCCACGTCAATCGGGACGATCCTCCGTGACGGCCATGAAGGCGACGCGATTCGCGAGGTCGTGGCTGCGGTCGTCGCCGTGTCGGATCGCCAAGGTCCTACGAGTTCGGACGCGGCCTGGTTCGGTGACAGTGGCTGGAGCGAGGTTCGACGGCTCGCTACCCAAGCGCTCACCTGCCTGGAACCCTGA
- a CDS encoding PucR family transcriptional regulator: MTGDKDPGFRIGGRPLAERLTEVLPSLAKTVLSEIVLRIPEYGLLPAEELSGDITHVIEQNLRSFIDTLRTGATPTQRELDFLRESAARRAEEGIPIDVVLTAYHIGIQVVWASLTPDARPDEVADVLAVNALTLRYLEVVTPAVGAGYLDERRTMFDDERSARHTVLSALLDGEPAEVAAGQAGLRLPPCYIVLAASVGAHPDEEVDGVDPLVAGRRKLRRLRVELERQIRGTVLTSLTPDGGLALLPHETAADELSTRDWARLERVLADVARTAGAEVIAGTAAAEPSGVPAAAKLAQDVLAVATGTGRPPGLYRLDDVLLEYQLSRPGPALDRLATRLMPLDGNEELLQTLETFLNRGGRRQTAAALHVHPNTVDYRLRRIADLTGLDPTRLEHIALLNAALAARAATRPKAL, translated from the coding sequence GTGACGGGTGACAAGGATCCAGGCTTCCGTATCGGCGGACGTCCCCTGGCGGAACGGCTGACCGAAGTCCTGCCTTCGCTCGCGAAGACGGTGCTCTCCGAGATCGTCCTGCGGATCCCGGAGTACGGCCTGCTGCCCGCCGAGGAACTCAGCGGCGACATCACCCACGTGATCGAGCAGAACCTGCGTTCCTTCATCGACACTCTGCGCACCGGCGCGACGCCGACTCAGCGGGAGCTCGACTTCCTCCGCGAATCGGCGGCCCGGCGCGCGGAGGAGGGCATCCCGATCGACGTCGTGCTCACCGCGTACCACATCGGCATCCAGGTGGTCTGGGCGTCGCTGACGCCGGACGCGCGGCCGGACGAGGTCGCCGACGTCCTGGCCGTCAACGCGCTGACTCTGCGTTATCTGGAGGTGGTCACGCCCGCGGTCGGCGCCGGCTACCTCGACGAACGCCGCACGATGTTCGACGACGAACGGTCGGCGCGGCACACGGTGCTCTCCGCGCTGCTCGACGGCGAACCCGCGGAAGTCGCGGCGGGACAGGCGGGCCTGCGGCTGCCGCCGTGCTACATCGTCCTCGCGGCGTCGGTCGGAGCGCATCCGGACGAGGAGGTCGACGGGGTCGACCCGCTGGTCGCCGGACGGCGGAAGCTCCGGCGGCTGCGGGTCGAACTGGAACGCCAGATCCGGGGCACCGTCCTGACTTCGCTCACGCCGGACGGCGGGCTCGCCTTGCTACCGCACGAAACCGCGGCCGACGAACTGTCCACACGGGACTGGGCGCGGCTGGAACGCGTGCTCGCCGACGTCGCCAGGACGGCGGGCGCCGAGGTCATCGCCGGGACCGCCGCGGCCGAGCCGTCCGGTGTGCCCGCCGCGGCGAAGCTCGCGCAGGACGTGCTCGCGGTCGCCACCGGAACCGGGCGGCCGCCCGGGCTGTACCGGCTCGACGACGTCCTGCTCGAATACCAGCTTTCGCGTCCGGGCCCGGCACTCGACCGGCTGGCCACCCGCCTGATGCCGCTGGACGGCAACGAGGAACTCCTGCAGACGCTGGAGACCTTCCTCAACCGGGGCGGGCGCCGTCAGACGGCCGCGGCCCTGCACGTCCACCCCAACACGGTCGACTACCGGCTGCGCCGGATCGCGGATCTCACCGGGCTGGATCCCACCCGGCTCGAACATATCGCGCTGCTGAACGCGGCCCTTGCGGCTCGCGCCGCCACCCGGCCCAAGGCCTTGTGA
- a CDS encoding STAS domain-containing protein, with product MSPLDISITASATDTVVTVSGEIDLGVSDDLRKALDEELRFKPSVLIADLSAVTFCDSSGFTVFVQTRAKAEEAGVPFILVTQERALLRPMSLLGLDAVLTVHPTLDSARDVLTH from the coding sequence GTGTCCCCTCTCGACATCTCGATCACGGCCTCCGCCACCGACACGGTGGTCACCGTATCCGGCGAAATCGATCTCGGCGTCTCCGACGACCTGCGCAAGGCGCTGGACGAGGAGCTCCGGTTCAAGCCGTCGGTACTGATCGCCGACCTGTCCGCGGTCACCTTCTGTGATTCGTCCGGCTTCACCGTCTTCGTGCAGACCCGCGCGAAAGCCGAAGAAGCCGGCGTCCCGTTCATCCTGGTCACCCAGGAGCGGGCCCTGCTTCGCCCGATGTCGCTGCTCGGCCTCGACGCGGTCCTCACCGTGCACCCGACGCTCGATTCGGCACGGGACGTGCTCACGCACTGA
- a CDS encoding STAS domain-containing protein: MSSERRALEEPRGRLRLHVSRPTRGTTVVKMNGEVDLGTAPRLWEMLDQRLHGSGTTVIVNLSELEFFGVTGIRALERAQLLADETGTNLFIFAGECRSACRLLGLCESETLHVL; this comes from the coding sequence GTGTCCTCCGAACGGCGGGCGCTCGAAGAACCACGGGGACGTCTCCGCCTGCACGTGAGCAGGCCGACCAGGGGGACCACCGTCGTCAAGATGAACGGCGAGGTCGACCTCGGAACCGCTCCGCGCCTGTGGGAGATGCTCGACCAGCGACTCCACGGCAGCGGCACGACGGTGATCGTCAACCTGTCCGAGCTCGAGTTCTTCGGAGTGACGGGTATCCGGGCGCTCGAACGCGCGCAGCTGCTCGCCGACGAAACAGGGACGAATCTCTTCATCTTCGCCGGAGAGTGCCGTTCCGCCTGCCGCCTGCTCGGCCTGTGCGAGAGCGAAACCCTTCACGTGCTGTGA
- a CDS encoding DUF6098 family protein: protein MERLESLGDLAALVRRREGLYVRWAPTPEHRPGTSRDELTGVELPGLSVNPLDPEPWWRDQPLELWLARRLYDYCHLSHERRRETKPWVLAGRIVGSGPDNEPLLTDPEPVGRISTAVLGEARDLLRDRARHDADWGPLRRPPELG from the coding sequence ATGGAACGGTTGGAGTCACTGGGGGATCTCGCCGCGCTGGTCAGGAGGCGGGAAGGACTGTACGTGCGGTGGGCGCCGACTCCCGAGCATCGCCCCGGCACGAGCCGGGACGAACTCACCGGTGTGGAACTGCCGGGGCTTTCGGTGAACCCCCTCGATCCCGAACCCTGGTGGCGGGATCAGCCGCTCGAACTCTGGCTGGCCCGGAGGCTCTACGACTACTGCCACCTCAGCCACGAACGTCGTCGTGAGACCAAGCCGTGGGTGCTGGCGGGCCGGATCGTGGGATCGGGTCCGGACAACGAGCCGCTGCTGACCGACCCCGAACCGGTCGGCAGGATCTCCACCGCGGTGCTCGGGGAGGCCCGGGATCTGCTGCGGGACCGGGCGCGGCACGACGCGGACTGGGGTCCGTTGCGCCGCCCGCCGGAACTCGGGTGA
- a CDS encoding CocE/NonD family hydrolase has protein sequence MRTVASLPYEITEEDHVWIPVSDGVRLSARIWRPVASDGEPVPAILEYIPYRHRDLTSVRDSVHHPYLAGHGYACVRVDIRGSGESEGVLADEYLEREQLDAEDVLEWIAAQPWCSGRTGMMGISWGGFAALQVAARKPPSLTAIAISSFTDDRYSDDMHYMGGCLLSDNVAEASTMFAYATLPPDPALAGERWRDLWHERLENCGLWVGEWLSHQRRDEYWRHASVCENYSDVQLPVLASSGWADGYSNAVSRLLANLDVPRRGLIGPWSHKYPHLGRPGPAIGYLQELVRWWDHWLKDVENGVMDGPMLQTWMQDSVPPSTSYEDRPGRWVGEPSWPSPHVRPSEHRLARHRIARPGEEVPAEDLPVESPLSVGQFAGKWASYSAPPDLPYDQREEDGGSLVFDTDELAEPCEILGSPVVDLEVSADKPVAQVAVRLSDVAPDGRATRVTYGLLNLTHRDGHDDPEPLEPGTRYRVRVELNAVAQAFPAGHRIRLSISSSYWPLAWPPPEPARVTVHTGQSTLTLPVRPMAEADEVPARPFGEPEGAEPLPATQVEPGEQRWTVSRDLIDYRSALDIVKNEGKVRFEDIDLDVTRNVFERYSWVADDFCSPVAETAWSMTFARGDWSARSETRTRVSCTPTEFVIDAQLDAFEGERRTFSRNWHRTVPRDQV, from the coding sequence ATGCGGACGGTGGCTTCGCTGCCGTACGAGATCACCGAGGAGGACCATGTCTGGATCCCGGTTTCCGACGGCGTCCGGCTGTCGGCCCGGATCTGGCGGCCGGTCGCTTCGGACGGCGAGCCGGTTCCGGCGATCCTGGAGTACATCCCTTATCGGCACCGTGATCTGACGTCGGTGCGGGATTCGGTGCACCATCCGTACCTCGCTGGGCACGGTTACGCGTGCGTCCGCGTCGACATCCGCGGTTCGGGGGAGTCGGAGGGAGTCCTCGCCGACGAGTACCTCGAACGGGAGCAACTCGACGCCGAAGACGTCCTCGAATGGATCGCCGCGCAGCCATGGTGTTCCGGCCGGACCGGCATGATGGGCATCTCCTGGGGCGGGTTCGCCGCCTTGCAGGTGGCCGCGCGCAAACCGCCGAGCCTGACCGCGATCGCGATCTCGTCGTTCACCGACGACCGGTACTCCGACGACATGCACTACATGGGCGGCTGCCTGCTCTCGGACAATGTCGCCGAAGCGTCCACGATGTTCGCCTACGCCACGTTGCCGCCCGATCCCGCGTTGGCGGGGGAGCGGTGGCGCGACCTGTGGCACGAACGCCTGGAGAACTGCGGTCTCTGGGTGGGCGAATGGCTGAGCCACCAGCGGCGCGACGAATACTGGCGGCACGCTTCGGTCTGCGAGAACTACAGCGACGTCCAGCTGCCGGTCCTCGCGTCCAGCGGCTGGGCGGACGGGTACTCGAACGCGGTCTCGCGGCTGCTGGCCAATCTCGACGTGCCGCGGCGCGGGCTGATCGGGCCGTGGTCGCACAAGTACCCGCATCTCGGACGGCCCGGCCCCGCCATCGGCTACCTGCAGGAACTGGTCCGCTGGTGGGACCACTGGCTGAAGGACGTCGAAAACGGCGTCATGGACGGGCCGATGCTGCAGACCTGGATGCAGGACAGCGTGCCGCCGTCGACCTCGTACGAAGATCGCCCCGGCCGCTGGGTCGGGGAGCCGTCCTGGCCTTCGCCGCATGTGCGTCCGTCGGAGCATCGGCTCGCGCGGCACCGGATCGCACGGCCCGGCGAGGAGGTCCCGGCGGAGGACCTGCCGGTGGAATCGCCGCTTTCGGTCGGCCAGTTCGCCGGTAAATGGGCTTCCTACAGCGCTCCGCCGGATCTGCCGTACGACCAGCGAGAAGAGGACGGCGGCTCGCTCGTCTTCGACACCGACGAGCTCGCCGAGCCGTGCGAGATCCTCGGATCGCCGGTGGTGGATCTGGAGGTCTCGGCGGACAAGCCGGTCGCGCAGGTCGCCGTCCGGCTGTCCGACGTCGCGCCGGACGGCAGGGCGACGCGAGTGACCTACGGCCTGCTGAACCTGACCCACCGGGACGGGCACGACGACCCGGAGCCGCTCGAACCGGGTACGCGATACCGCGTGCGCGTCGAGCTCAACGCCGTCGCGCAGGCTTTCCCCGCCGGGCACCGGATCCGGTTGTCGATCTCGTCGTCGTACTGGCCGCTGGCGTGGCCGCCGCCGGAACCGGCGAGGGTGACCGTCCACACCGGACAGAGCACGCTGACGCTGCCGGTGCGGCCGATGGCCGAAGCGGACGAGGTCCCGGCTCGGCCGTTCGGTGAACCCGAAGGCGCGGAACCACTGCCGGCGACCCAGGTCGAACCCGGCGAGCAGCGCTGGACCGTCTCCCGCGACCTGATCGACTACCGCTCCGCGCTCGACATCGTGAAGAACGAGGGCAAGGTCCGGTTCGAGGACATCGATCTCGACGTCACGAGAAACGTCTTCGAGCGGTACTCGTGGGTGGCCGACGACTTCTGTTCCCCGGTGGCGGAGACGGCGTGGTCGATGACGTTCGCCCGCGGGGACTGGTCCGCGAGGTCCGAGACGCGGACCCGGGTTTCGTGCACTCCCACCGAGTTCGTGATCGACGCGCAACTCGACGCCTTCGAAGGCGAGCGACGGACGTTTTCCCGCAACTGGCATCGGACGGTTCCCCGTGATCAGGTCTAA
- a CDS encoding ATP-binding protein, with translation MNERATFGAELRRRRKAAGLSLTELAARTHYSKGYLSKVETGISAPNPALAELCETELGAEGELKPLLPGEPVRRRTRPDVRPSGLPPATSSFTGRAAELRAIRAALEADGGVCVVSGMGGVGKTELAVRCAHRLESGFADGCLFVDLRDEAGEPAAVHDRLLRVLGVPADGIPAEPADRAALYRSRLRGRSLLLVLDNAVSAAQVRPLLPAEPKCRVLITSRSRLSALDDATHVSLDMLPLDAAVALFTAITGVPAGPAVTRVVRRCARLPLAIRIAAARLRAHAAWDVAELDRRLADESARLGELDDGERSLAAAFRLSVQQLSTAEARLFGLLTVHPGTDVDVHTASALSALPFREADRLLDRLHEAHLLTQPDSDRYGFHDLLRAFATEFVLTDAEDGMKAFSRLTDFAVRTAALADREITPHRYFPEIVFDPGVPEPARLDDSEMAMSWFRAEWPGLVALCRTAGERGEHERCWQLAFFLRDFFFVAKLWDPWLETHRWARSSAEALGDTWALATTTANLGVAHVDRGDLDEASAYYGEALALFRRIGDGHGETTTLAHNGWAEHYRGNHDDALRDLRQAHAFYVRDGNRRNAAITDRGIALVLTALGRSEDAAAIAGRTLAVFDELGLDLDAAMALNCLGWAWYHAERHDLAASAYRAAADRAEACGSRYETARAYTGLGNVAAAEGSAELAAELWNRADETHPDLDRVMVGEARVRMG, from the coding sequence ATGAACGAGAGAGCAACGTTCGGAGCGGAGTTGCGTCGCCGCCGTAAAGCGGCGGGCCTTTCGCTCACCGAACTCGCCGCCCGCACTCACTACAGCAAGGGTTACCTCAGTAAAGTCGAGACCGGGATTTCCGCGCCGAATCCAGCACTGGCGGAGTTGTGCGAAACGGAACTCGGCGCGGAAGGAGAGTTGAAACCGCTGCTGCCCGGCGAACCCGTGCGGCGCCGGACGCGGCCGGACGTCAGACCGTCCGGCCTGCCACCGGCGACCTCGTCCTTCACCGGCCGGGCGGCCGAACTGCGGGCGATCCGCGCGGCGCTCGAAGCCGACGGGGGTGTCTGCGTCGTGTCCGGCATGGGCGGTGTCGGCAAGACGGAACTCGCGGTGCGATGCGCGCACCGGCTGGAATCCGGATTCGCCGACGGCTGCCTGTTCGTCGACCTACGCGACGAAGCCGGTGAACCCGCCGCGGTGCACGACAGGCTGCTTCGCGTGCTCGGTGTCCCTGCGGACGGCATCCCGGCCGAACCCGCCGATCGCGCGGCGCTGTACCGATCGCGGCTTCGCGGCCGCAGTCTGCTTCTCGTACTCGACAACGCGGTGAGCGCGGCGCAGGTGCGTCCGTTGCTTCCCGCCGAACCGAAATGCCGCGTGCTGATCACATCGAGGTCCAGGCTGAGCGCGCTCGACGACGCCACGCACGTCTCTTTGGACATGCTCCCGCTCGACGCGGCGGTCGCCCTCTTCACCGCGATCACCGGCGTTCCCGCCGGACCCGCCGTCACCCGGGTGGTCCGGCGCTGCGCCCGGCTCCCCCTCGCGATCCGGATCGCCGCGGCGCGGCTTCGCGCGCATGCCGCGTGGGACGTCGCGGAACTCGACCGGCGGCTGGCGGACGAATCGGCCCGCCTCGGCGAGCTGGACGACGGCGAACGTTCGCTCGCCGCCGCGTTCCGGCTGTCCGTTCAGCAGTTGAGCACCGCCGAGGCGAGACTTTTCGGGCTGCTCACCGTCCACCCCGGAACCGACGTCGACGTCCATACCGCCAGCGCGTTGAGCGCGCTTCCGTTCCGGGAGGCCGATCGGCTGCTGGACCGTTTGCACGAAGCCCATCTGCTCACCCAACCGGACTCCGACCGATACGGATTCCACGACCTGTTGCGCGCGTTCGCCACCGAATTCGTGCTCACCGACGCGGAGGACGGCATGAAGGCCTTCAGCAGGCTCACCGATTTCGCGGTGCGGACCGCCGCGCTGGCCGACCGGGAAATCACCCCGCACCGCTACTTCCCGGAGATCGTCTTCGACCCCGGCGTCCCGGAACCGGCCAGGCTGGACGACAGCGAGATGGCGATGTCCTGGTTCCGCGCCGAATGGCCCGGCCTGGTGGCCCTGTGCCGGACGGCGGGCGAACGCGGCGAACACGAACGATGCTGGCAGCTCGCCTTCTTCCTGCGCGACTTCTTCTTCGTGGCCAAACTGTGGGACCCGTGGCTGGAGACGCACCGGTGGGCGCGCTCGTCCGCCGAAGCGCTCGGGGACACGTGGGCGCTGGCCACCACCACCGCCAACCTCGGGGTCGCGCACGTCGATCGCGGCGACCTGGACGAGGCTTCGGCGTACTACGGCGAAGCGCTCGCGCTGTTCCGGCGCATCGGTGACGGGCACGGCGAGACCACCACCCTCGCGCACAACGGCTGGGCCGAGCACTACCGGGGCAACCACGACGACGCCTTGCGGGATCTCCGGCAGGCGCACGCGTTCTACGTCCGTGACGGCAATCGCCGCAACGCCGCGATCACCGACCGCGGGATCGCGCTGGTGCTGACCGCGCTGGGGCGATCCGAAGACGCCGCCGCGATCGCCGGCCGGACGCTGGCCGTCTTCGACGAACTGGGGCTGGATCTCGACGCCGCCATGGCCCTCAATTGCCTGGGCTGGGCCTGGTACCACGCGGAACGCCACGATCTGGCCGCCTCGGCCTATCGTGCCGCCGCGGACCGGGCGGAGGCCTGCGGGAGCCGGTACGAAACCGCTCGCGCCTACACCGGGCTCGGCAATGTCGCGGCCGCTGAAGGCTCCGCCGAACTGGCGGCCGAACTGTGGAATCGAGCCGACGAGACCCACCCTGACCTCGATCGGGTGATGGTCGGCGAGGCTCGGGTACGGATGGGGTGA